The Bifidobacteriaceae bacterium genome window below encodes:
- a CDS encoding DNA cytosine methyltransferase translates to MRSVELFAGGGGLALGTHMAGFTTEVVAEWNKWCCDTLRENREAGHPLVQGVDVREGDIRDIDWTDYADSIDLVSGGPPCQPFSAGGQGRADCDVRDMFPATAEVIKQVRPRAFIVENVRGLTRPAFADYFSYIQLRLGHPEIGARRGEAWQDHFQRLQAEHTSVRNDLQYRLITTLVNAADYGVPQQRWRVFFVGFRTDVDAEWSFPEPTHSAQALRHAQEVTGEYWDRHRIARGARQSTRQTQLFDMRAAVRPWRTVRDAIADLPEPTEAGDPRRLNHVLQPGARAYPGHTGSHIDQPAKALKAGVHGVPGGENMLRREDGNVRYFTVREAARLQTFPDRYALHGPWSEAMRQLGNAVPVLLAQSVAASVHEHLTLAELRARAALPCSA, encoded by the coding sequence ATGCGATCGGTCGAGTTGTTCGCCGGGGGCGGCGGCCTGGCGTTGGGCACGCACATGGCCGGGTTCACCACCGAGGTGGTGGCCGAATGGAACAAGTGGTGCTGCGACACCCTGCGGGAGAACCGCGAGGCCGGGCACCCGCTGGTGCAGGGTGTGGACGTGCGGGAAGGCGACATCCGAGACATCGACTGGACGGACTACGCGGATTCCATCGACTTGGTGAGCGGCGGCCCGCCTTGCCAGCCGTTCAGCGCCGGCGGACAAGGACGCGCCGATTGCGACGTCCGTGACATGTTCCCCGCGACCGCCGAGGTCATCAAGCAAGTCCGGCCGCGCGCCTTCATCGTTGAGAACGTGCGCGGCCTGACCAGGCCGGCTTTCGCGGACTACTTCTCCTACATCCAGCTGCGCCTTGGCCACCCGGAGATCGGCGCCAGGCGTGGGGAGGCGTGGCAGGACCATTTTCAACGCCTGCAGGCCGAGCACACGTCCGTCCGCAACGACCTCCAATACCGGCTCATCACAACGTTGGTCAACGCTGCCGACTACGGTGTGCCGCAGCAGCGGTGGCGGGTCTTCTTTGTCGGATTTCGAACGGACGTCGATGCCGAGTGGTCCTTCCCCGAACCCACCCACTCCGCCCAGGCGTTGCGCCACGCCCAAGAGGTCACGGGCGAGTATTGGGACAGGCACCGGATCGCCAGAGGCGCCCGCCAAAGCACCCGCCAGACACAGTTGTTTGACATGCGCGCGGCCGTTCGGCCATGGCGAACGGTCCGCGACGCGATCGCGGACCTGCCCGAACCGACCGAGGCCGGAGACCCAAGGCGCCTCAACCACGTGTTGCAGCCCGGCGCCCGTGCCTACCCCGGTCACACTGGTTCGCACATCGACCAGCCCGCCAAAGCGCTGAAAGCGGGCGTCCACGGCGTGCCCGGCGGGGAAAACATGCTGCGCCGCGAAGATGGAAACGTGCGCTACTTCACTGTCCGCGAAGCGGCGAGGCTCCAGACCTTCCCCGACCGGTACGCCCTACATGGCCCTTGGAGCGAGGCGATGCGGCAATTGGGAAACGCCGTGCCGGTGCTGCTCGCCCAGAGCGTCGCCGCCTCGGTCCACGAGCACTTGACCCTGGCCGAACTCCGCGCCCGCGCCGCGCTTCCCTGCTCTGCTTGA
- a CDS encoding CDP-archaeol synthase: MRHWLAEPFVTLMPALIAGVLNMVWVRLPLAKRWSKPLDGGRLWKDGRPWFGPNKTYKGLVGMIALAALCSLAWGWLCQASPGLAASHRVYQHFGSSPGVSLWFGTALGVAYALFELPNSFLKRRLGVAPGRPATGPSKYLLIALDQCDSIIGMVLVAWLPARLTPLEALWWVVLGGATHLVLNGALYLAHLRRSPL; encoded by the coding sequence ATGCGGCACTGGCTTGCGGAGCCCTTCGTCACTTTGATGCCCGCGTTGATCGCCGGCGTCCTGAACATGGTTTGGGTCCGCCTTCCCCTCGCCAAGCGGTGGAGCAAGCCGCTGGACGGCGGTCGGCTGTGGAAGGACGGCCGCCCCTGGTTCGGCCCGAACAAGACCTATAAGGGCCTGGTCGGCATGATCGCCTTGGCCGCCCTGTGCTCGCTGGCCTGGGGTTGGCTCTGCCAGGCCTCCCCCGGACTTGCGGCCAGCCACCGCGTCTACCAGCACTTCGGCTCCAGCCCCGGCGTCAGCCTGTGGTTCGGGACCGCCCTGGGGGTGGCCTACGCCTTGTTCGAACTCCCGAACTCGTTCCTCAAGCGCCGCCTGGGGGTGGCGCCCGGCCGCCCGGCCACCGGGCCGTCCAAGTACCTGCTGATCGCCTTGGACCAGTGCGATTCGATCATCGGCATGGTGCTGGTGGCTTGGCTGCCCGCGCGGTTGACTCCGCTGGAGGCGCTCTGGTGGGTGGTTCTGGGCGGCGCCACGCACCTGGTCCTCAACGGCGCCCTGTACCTGGCCCATCTGCGCCGGAGCCCGCTGTGA
- a CDS encoding CDP-alcohol phosphatidyltransferase family protein: MLGGAHPANVVTYLGVAAAVAGLGLAEAGQVALALVCLAAAGIADLFDGAVARRFKRTRLQRLLGVALDSLADAVSFLALPAAVLFATGSQPWAWAVAAVYVIAGLTRLAWFDAEAYARATASTGEPGTGDAHRAEPPGGTPALGRAGEPDGPDGAGERPAADRAGEPGGPLAPGQSGDREQPITHYRGLPVTYAALLLPLVGLAALAFAPELLGPGLAIGLVALAFLFVWDVPVPKPRGAWYAVFALVFLGVTAGLLVVR, from the coding sequence ATGCTGGGCGGCGCGCATCCGGCCAACGTGGTCACCTACTTGGGCGTGGCGGCGGCCGTGGCGGGCCTGGGTTTGGCCGAGGCCGGGCAGGTCGCGCTGGCGCTGGTTTGTCTGGCCGCCGCCGGGATAGCCGACCTGTTCGACGGCGCAGTCGCCCGCCGCTTCAAGCGGACCCGCCTGCAGCGGCTTTTGGGCGTGGCGCTGGACTCTTTGGCCGATGCCGTCTCCTTCCTCGCCCTCCCAGCCGCCGTCTTGTTCGCCACGGGTTCGCAGCCTTGGGCTTGGGCGGTGGCCGCTGTATATGTGATCGCGGGCCTGACGCGCCTGGCCTGGTTCGACGCGGAGGCTTACGCCCGCGCCACCGCTTCGACCGGGGAGCCCGGCACCGGCGACGCCCACAGGGCGGAACCGCCGGGCGGAACGCCCGCGCTGGGCCGGGCGGGCGAACCGGATGGGCCGGACGGGGCTGGCGAACGGCCTGCGGCCGACCGGGCCGGTGAACCGGGTGGGCCGCTCGCGCCTGGCCAGTCCGGCGACCGCGAGCAGCCTATAACCCACTACCGAGGGCTGCCGGTCACCTATGCAGCTTTGTTGTTGCCGCTGGTCGGCTTGGCCGCATTGGCATTCGCCCCGGAGTTGTTGGGGCCGGGTTTGGCGATTGGCCTGGTGGCGCTGGCGTTCTTGTTCGTCTGGGACGTGCCCGTCCCCAAACCGCGCGGCGCGTGGTACGCGGTTTTCGCGCTCGTTTTCTTGGGCGTGACGGCAGGCCTGCTGGTGGTTCGGTGA